A stretch of Mesoplodon densirostris isolate mMesDen1 chromosome 9, mMesDen1 primary haplotype, whole genome shotgun sequence DNA encodes these proteins:
- the LOC132495839 gene encoding glutaredoxin-related protein 5, mitochondrial-like codes for MGGSLGRAAAVLLRWGRGAGGGLRGLGVRAASLGGSGSSGHLAALVLKGTPEQPQCGFSNAVVQILRLHGVRDYAAYNVLDDPQLRQGQSRLGAGAGAGAGLGGDRPRSLCGVEGLSGKVRPGARGEFRHKLPHGSGVGA; via the coding sequence ATGGGCGGGTCCCTGGGCCGGGCGGCTGCGGTTCTGCTCCGCTGGGGGCGCGGCGCGGGCGGCGGCCTGCGGGGCCTGGGCGTGCGGGCGGCGAGCTTGGGCGGCAGCGGCTCGTCGGGGCACCTGGCCGCGCTGGTCCTAAAGGGGACTCCGGAGCAGCCCCAGTGCGGCTTCAGCAACGCCGTGGTGCAGATCCTGCGGCTGCACGGCGTCCGCGACTACGCGGCCTACAACGTGCTGGACGACCCCCAGCTCCGGCAAGGTCAGAGccggctgggggcgggggcgggggcgggggcggggctggggggcgACCGGCCGAGGTCACTCTGTGGGGTCGAGGGTCTGTCGGGCAAGGTCCGTCCGGGGGCTCGAGGGGAGTTCAGACACAAGCTTCCACAcgggtctggggtgggggcctGA